The Girardinichthys multiradiatus isolate DD_20200921_A chromosome 24, DD_fGirMul_XY1, whole genome shotgun sequence genome has a window encoding:
- the xirp2a gene encoding xin actin-binding repeat-containing protein 2 isoform X3, which produces MYQAAVSNKESSNSSSAAVMDESEACSLPGGLATVKRQFEGHEFTSSSSQSTVTQFHVQKRSVQEMSSSSEVTVKSSVREMIPPTSLSQQEVIHDQGAHHNNVAAGYGNHYNETVMLVGGEDLPKVSTQALKQQYEKTIEDAAPATETKVDVDFNQFQWAPVNQSSNTSTVTSYDSSSTVKTSSVVASTSSVAYEATEQFPPPPANLMQVTQEHSVSSQSQEKGSQTKFTLDKKQYFKHKSMAELKRLYKHIHPEVRKNLEEDFMSQLTEAEKAELESKETVGDVQQTCYMFENDSVSSSECSSPDREYLEWEEILKGEVQSMRWMFENKPLDTIKDDSPDESEGRNIAQQEIIAGKDVRYTAWMFETQPMDALGTETADATQESQKQTDLARGDVRTATWLFETQPLDCLNKIYQEEQENEFVVTKDITGGDVKTARYLFETQHLDYLGKMETIEESHFLHLKSELEEIKGDVKTTTRMFETQPMCVIRGDSGEMLEITTIRREETEKGDVTTSRWMFETQPLDMINKDPAKVKLICGISMEDNIQSGVNKGRWLFETKTLDTIKDEELETSRNQKEQIIGADVKRHCLVFETQPMDTLKDNANARPLTQEEIVGGNVRSTKHRFETVPMENLKELHEVGTLKKIIASEEEKGDVRHQKWVFESQPLENIREEKKEITRTVNIEALDKGDVTNYKERFETLDLSKCEGTQKIHVEGVTSGSVKSNRVLFESTPMYAMQDSFGHYHEVKTVRREEIVKGDVCSCRWMFETRPIDDFDESINKFQIIKGISKQEIESGDVKTAKWLFETQPLDAIKCFSNFEEEEHKTKKDIKIEKGDVKTCRWLFETQPMDVLYEKVEKNEAGVEEVQKGDVKTCTWLFETQTLDNIRDHSESETETILKTCTVKQEDIQGKDVEMARFLFETENLENITGEDISSFKRVTEINIQSGDVSRMKYIFENHSSDIMSSTSEEMMLKLKREQAEDIQRGNVVNCTWMFENQPIDAICDDSTKVREIRTITDVQGGDVDKGRIIFETYSLDQIKDESTETNISKLTNIFGDDIVKGDVKNYTMMFETQPLYAIRDKEGHYHEVTTVTKEEIMRGDVVGARWLFETKPLDSIRDSEEVYVIKAVTEEGINKGDVSSARWKFETQPLDEITEEIKVRSKTVADIQGGDVKTNKQRFETDEMCQKYIRTVSVSEIQKGDVRSATWMFETRTIDDIRRDTEEYDAMERVTKKEVMKGDVKQSVWLFERHPLDRIKETDGTEPTVIKEEIPQADVKTTTWLFETTPFHEFNESSVEKTEIIGKSIKETLEELYCQKILNSQGILIEADEIGDVRMAKYKLLNQEVPQIQKEEVIRGDLSNIMMNLLNRTETTERVITIDKEERGDINTTVKQLFNQGKGASVQKEVVVRGDIQEAINNLLKNEGSSKRGILIQEDEKGDIKMTIYSLLNKEKQSSLEKEDIIQGNVSKTLHRLLSNSGEEDSKRIKIEDTERGNVSFYTTCIESGALDYLKQLKSESDEVYEEVQKERIIGGDIEEAKLLLRKNQQQIGRTVAEDDIVPGDVHSIVKVFMTEPTVSYKNLEEKNIVKGDLTAALDLLSQAINQKVVVEKEEVVKGDIPNTLKSLEEAKSQAKDMEKPEIIKGDIRGALESLEKSATSKTEVTVDDLVPGNIKGTLKCLEEAKQAVKEMEKEEIIKGDIYTAMQNLHEASSEKKTYQHQVSEQGDVRATIQLLLEPTTSPKMQRRGSVEGDVKTSIKSLYEDQETTHMEKEEVVKGDVQGAIKSLMQRKQYSNKKRMHPPKKAKMPMKNPSSVKQVEHEGSHEVMSENVALTTTPTVKNLSQSRESQMNTQRHHESKLLKTQVITQEDHSVAVVKTDNPAGASHQKSIKEQKDKVLPPHKMQAPKPIMIKNTQKTINDQTENKAADVTVMNEVQNTTQMNISNKQMCETKTIKQVQTTVTEKTVRHKQNVMVSEEISQKQMENKAVGQKQNFKNLKSNHRNLDMKGKGVIKKTKPEIHFPPPPTSPPPPSESEHSLPPPPSPVTESPASPSCQPHIMRQDSDLPPPPPPPPPHIECMKSESDFFPPPPPPPAPSSVGGPDFLPPPPSQQELNEMPQLPPAKQGKSIGVTSFKVPKKPEPQKQPAQLKPKWQKKQPTPPPPLPHLPPGQETAVPTVHKEEVKVQDVKQEAIQQTEARSQSKAAAMSSTRISSIPYVQQEQKHSPQPPKKVFVPPIKLPPPPDSAPAPKDRPYPRKFKTPLMLAEERYRQQKQEKEEEEKINVLTPTSPQMNIQSSATSAELYAAESAKREVALEVTKAKNEEQIKAQDSPAKETPSQIPLSKASVSVKNKNSALASSNVSLDKKQVSSTEATKKALTSTDTSVSQSHHEASEKEIHTCLNVAAVSVTEQQQFIKKSSTRSNTATQSAVWDNVNLQSPAAVTLKTEDVKNINVPLTQEGKMSPSQPTKIPKVAPSFKMKTFKMPSEKTGAKSDSLGQKEIMKSETHLKREKSQMSQRVESKVHLESNQLTSTRTELNTEVKENKNQVPPPVKGVDVNTHTKKGKQVTKNETEVKLSPSVTVSVPVVAMVTSVPTHQGQSLVSVSHSQQSMKTEHIQRHKEVVVTDRMVQQDIQKQEAVCTQQQTKLLVTETTKMQVKAGKSNDVSKEVLAKGISKVSHKDEAQLKEITDSEKCSVIQKLFAKIKELESAPSKVDSNSVRAAIDEVPEWVMGLDEKKNFSELAKQQSKKKLKEMMAYVKHIIQTKLIVLEKNLTAIEKEVKEEKEEPPVPVPVPSPVPPPVPPKPDMKVLSGATAKMLKAGSGSFKTQKKVVEEKKSVQESRVHQDLSEVTGQRISSPLASIRTPSPTFITIESRRVDSPLRVTPSPPPYKSVGTPPPPPRRTYTPTSTFSRATPSPTLSRSEKLMKLRDTTSKLSRGMTPPPPMPVPEYFAGERERTSSFSDMETGADRSDYGLVDVTEMGDSMMTVKDKKSFFEEAQKADVNKMYTRKDPIDIPERLGPDAEDTTEIVTTDLMKEDLPRVDLSKLVNRFESHQPKMYTRKDPIVISERLESDIEDTEAEAHTPRTEEIPTFNVKAIKDVFETGEHGSQAARELREQIERREPEPGGHTETTSVTEQFCTVDDFGNMTRETISEMHSGSLLTRGNPPSYADVVRGTVPTVSVPPEASAEKMLKNLQQSWAESQGVFQNLGFSVTEQRTSQTITHQQETFMTENSNSRVRAVQGVSEEGIPHGIPDCRPTKLP; this is translated from the exons ATGTACCAGGCTGCTGTGTCCAACAAGGAAAGCAGCAACTCTTCCTCTGCAGCG GTGATGGATGAGTCTGAGGCCTGCTCACTGCCTGGTGGTCTGGCCACTGTGAAGAGGCAGTTTGAGGGCCATGAGTTCACCTCTTCATCCTCCCAATCCACCGTCACCCAGTTTCATGTTCAGAAGAGATCAGTCCAG GAAATGTCAAGTTCCTCAGAGGTGACAGTGAAAAGCAGTGTCAGAGAGATGATCCCTCCAACAAGCCTTTCTCAACAAGAG GTGATCCATGATCAAGGAGCCCATCATAACAATGTGGCCGCCGGTTATGGGAACCATTACAATGAAACAG TTATGCTTGTCGGCGGAGAGGACCTACCAAAGGTTTCCACTCAGGCTTTGAAGCAACAGTATGAAAAGACGATTGAGGACGCAGCACCAGCAACGGAAACTAAG GTCGATGTTGATTTCAACCAGTTTCAGTGGGCACCAGTAAACCAGTCATCCAACACCTCAACTGTAACAAGTTATGACTCATCTTCCACTGTAAAAACTTCTTCTGTAGTTGCATCAACCTCATCGGTGGCTTATGAGGCAACAGAACAATTCCCTCCCCCGCCTGCAAACCTGATGCAGGTAACACAAGAACATAGTGTCTCCTCCCAGTCCCAAGAGAAAGGCTCCCAAACAAAGTTTACTCTTGACAAGAAACAGTACTTCAAACACAAAAGCATGGCTGAGCTGAAACGCCTCTACAAGCATATACATCCAGAAGTGCGCAAGAACCTTGAGGAAGACTTCATGAGTCAGCTTACAGAGGCAGAAAAAGCAGAGCTGGAAAGCAAGGAAACAGTCGGTGATGTCCAGCAGACATGCTATATGTTTGAAAATGACAGCGTTAGCTCCAGTGAATGCTCAAGCCCAGATAGAGAATACCTGGAGTGGGAAGAAATTCTCAAAGGGGAAGTGCAGTCAATGCGCTGGATGTTTGAAAACAAGCCGCTTGATACAATCAAAGATGACTCCCCAGACGAAAGTGAGGGGAGGAATATTGCCCAGCAGGAAATCATAGCTGGCAAAGATGTTAGATACACAGCTTGGATGTTTGAGACTCAACCCATGGACGCTCTTGGGACTGAGACTGCAGATGCAACCCAGGAGTCTCAGAAACAGACTGATCTTGCACGGGGGGATGTACGCACTGCAACCTGGCTTTTCGAAACTCAGCCACTGGATTGCCTGAATAAGATCTACCAAGAAGAGCAGGAGAACGAGTTCGTTGTCACCAAAGACATCACTGGCGGAGATGTAAAAACTGCCAGGTACCTCTTTGAGACCCAGCATTTGGATTATCTGGGTAAAATGGAAACCATAGAGGAGAGTCACTTTCTGCACCTGAAGTCTGAGCTTGAAGAGATAAAGGGGGATGTGAAGACAACCACTCGTATGTTTGAGACACAGCCCATGTGTGTCATCAGGGGGGATTCTGGTGAAATGCTGGAAATTACTACCATCCGCCGGGAGGAGACTGAGAAAGGAGATGTGACGACTTCACGATGGATGTTTGAAACCCAGCCTCTTGATATGATCAACAAAGATCCTGCAAAGGTAAAGCTGATATGTGGTATTTCCATGGAGGACAACATTCAATCTGGCGTGAACAAAGGCAGATGGCTTTTTGAGACAAAGACTCTTGACACCATTAAGGATGAGGAATTGGAGACTTCTAGAAATCAGAAGGAACAAATAATTGGAGCCGATGTTAAGAGACACTGTCTTGTTTTTGAGACTCAGCCTATGGATACACTGAAAGATAATGCCAATGCCCGACCCTTGACCCAAGAAGAGATTGTAGGAGGAAATGTTCGATCAACCAAACATCGATTTGAAACAGTACCCATGGAGAATCTGAAAGAGCTCCATGAAGTTGGAACACTTAAGAAAATCATTGCTTCTGAGGAAGAGAAGGGTGATGTGAGACATCAGAAGTGGGTCTTTGAAAGCCAACCACTGGAGAACATACGGGAGGAAAAGAAGGAGATTACAAGAACTGTGAACATTGAAGCACTTGACAAAGGAGATGTGACAAACTACAAAGAGAGGTTTGAAACCTTAGATTTAAGTAAATGTGAAGGGACACAGAAAATCCACGTAGAAGGCGTCACAAGTGGATCAGTTAAGTCCAACAGAGTATTGTTTGAATCCACTCCAATGTATGCAATGCAGGACAGCTTTGGTCACTACCATGAGGTGAAGACCGTGAGGCGTGAGGAAATTGTGAAGGGAGATGTGTGCAGCTGCAGGTGGATGTTTGAAACACGTCCAATTGATGACTTTGATGAAAGCATCAATAAGTTCCAGATCATAAAAGGGATTTCCAAGCAGGAGATTGAGTCTGGGGATGTCAAAACTGCCAAGTGGTTGTTTGAAACACAGCCACTCGATGctataaaatgtttcagtaactTTGAGGAGGAAGAACATAAGACTAAGAAAGATATTAAAATAGAGAAAGGGGATGTGAAAACTTGTAGGTGGCTTTTTGAGACCCAACCAATGGATGTTCTGTATGAAAAGGTGGAAAAGAATGAAGCAGGTGTGGAGGAAGTGCAAAAAGGTGATGTGAAAACATGCACTTGGCTTTTTGAGACCCAGACACTTGACAACATTCGTGATCACTCGGAGTCAGAAACTGAGACAATTCTAAAGACCTGCACTGTAAAGCAAGAGGACATTCAAGGTAAGGATGTGGAAATGGCTCGCTTCCTATTTGAAACAGAGAACCTGGAAAACATCACGGGTGAGGACATTAGTTCTTTTAAGAGGGTCACGGAGATCAATATCCAGTCTGGTGATGTTTCCAGGATGAAATACATATTTGAGAATCACTCCTCTGATATTATGAGCTCTACATCAGAGGAAATGATGCTGAAGCTGAAGAGGGAGCAGGCTGAGGACATCCAAAGAGGAAACGTGGTCAACTGTACCTGGATGTTTGAGAACCAACCAATCGATGCTATCTGTGATGACAGCACGAAGGTGAGGGAGATCCGCACTATAACTGATGTTCAGGGAGGTGATGTTGACAAGGGCCGCATCATTTTTGAAACATACTCTCTGGATCAAATCAAAGATGAGTCCACAGAGACAAATATTTCAAAACTCACTAATATCTTTGGAGATGACATTGTAAAAGGAGACGTGAAAAATTACACAATGATGTTTGAAACTCAGCCGCTATATGCCATCCGTGATAAGGAGGGCCATTATCATGAAGTGACAACTGTAACTAAAGAGGAAATCATGAGAGGAGATGTGGTGGGGGCTCGATGGCTGTTTGAGACAAAACCCTTGGATTCAATTAGAGATTCAGAGGAGGTCTATGTTATTAAAGCCGTGACTGAGGAAGGCATTAATAAGGGAGATGTTAGCTCTGCCAGGTGGAAATTTGAAACACAACCTTTGGATGAAATTACAGAGGAAATAAAAGTAAGATCAAAAACAGTTGCAGATATCCAAGGGGGtgatgtaaagacaaacaaacagCGTTTTGAGACTGATGAGATGTGTCAAAAGTACATCAGAACTGTAAGTGTCAGTGAAATTCAGAAAGGCGACGTCAGGTCTGCGACATGGATGTTTGAAACTCGCACAATTGACGATATCCGCCGCGATACCGAAGAGTACGATGCAATGGAAAGAGTGACAAAGAAGGAAGTGATGAAAGGGGATGTTAAACAGTCTGTGTGGCTCTTTGAGAGGCACCCCCTAGACAGAATCAAAGAGACTGATGGCACAGAGCCTACTGTGATAAAGGAGGAAATCCCACAGGCAGATGTGAAGACAACTACATGGCTGTTTGAAACTACTCCGTTTCATGAATTCAATGAAAGCAGTGTGGAGAAGACAGAAATAATTGGTAAGAGTATCAAGGAGACACTTGAAGAACTTTATTGTCAGAAAATACTGAACTCCCAGGGTATCCTGATTGAGGCAGATGAAATTGGTGATGTCCGCATGGCCAAGTACAAACTCTTGAACCAGGAGGTTCCACAAATCCAAAAGGAGGAGGTCATTAGAGGAGATCTCAGCAATATAATGATGAACCTACTGAATCGCACAGAGACGACTGAAAGGGTCATAACTATTGATAAAGAGGAACGAGGAGACATCAACACCACAGTGAAACAGCTGTTCAACCAGGGGAAGGGAGCAAGTGTTCAGAAAGAGGTAGTTGTTCGAGGGGATATTCAAGAGGCAATAAACAACCTGCTCAAGAATGAAGGGTCCTCTAAGCGTGGCATTCTGATTCAAGAAGATGAAAAAGGTGACATTAAGATGACTATCTATTCTCTACTAAATAAAGAGAAGCAATCTAGTTTGGAGAAAGAGGATATAATTCAAGGTAATGTTAGCAAAACTCTTCACCGTCTTCTGTCCAACTCAGGAGAAGAAGACTCTAAAAGGATAAAGATTGAGGACACTGAAAGGGGTAATGTCAGCTTTTACACAACATGCATTGAGTCTGGAGCTTTGGACTACCTCAAACAGCTTAAGTCTGAATCTGATGAGGTTTATGAAGAGGTGCAGAAGGAGAGAATCATTGGTGGTGACATAGAAGAGGCCAAACTTTTACTGCGGAAGAATCAGCAGCAGATTGGGCGCACAGTGGCAGAAGATGACATAGTACCAGGTGATGTTCACAGCATTGTTAAAGTATTCATGACAGAACCCACTGTTTCCTACAAAAACCTAGAGGAGAAGAACATTGTGAAAGGCGATCTTACTGCAGCCCTTGATTTATTGAGCCAAGCCATCAATCAGAAAGTGGTTGTAGAGAAAGAGGAGGTAGTTAAGGGGGATATTCCCAACACTTTGAAATCTCTTGAGGAGGCCAAGAGTCAAGCCAAAGACATGGAAAAGCCTGAAATCATTAAAGGTGACATAAGAGGTGCTCTTGAATCACTGGAGAAATCTGCAACCTCAAAAACAGAAGTAACAGTTGATGATTTAGTTCCTGGTAATATAAAAGGGACCCTGAAATGTCTAGAGGAGGCTAAGCAAGCTGTTAAAGAGATGGAGAAAGAGGAGATCATTAAAGGAGACATTTACACTGCCATGCAAAATTTGCATGAGGCATCAAGTGAGAAAAAGACCTACCAGCACCAAGTGAGCGAACAAGGGGATGTTAGAGCCACCATTCAGCTTTTACTGGAGCCAACTACCTCTCCAAAAATGCAACGTAGGGGAAGTGTTGAAGGAGATGTGAAAACATCCATAAAATCTCTTTATGAAGACCAGGAGACAACACATATGGAAAAAGAAGAGGTTGTTAAAGGGGATGTTCAAGGGGCAATAAAGTCCCTGATGCAAAGAAAACAGTATTCAAACAAGAAACGCATGCATCCTCCCAAGAAAGCAAAAATGCCCATGAAAAATCCATCAAGTGTAAAGCAAGTGGAGCATGAAGGCTCACATGAAGTCATGAGTGAGAATGTTGCACTCACTACAACCCCCACTGTGAAAAACCTCTCGCAGAGCAGAGAGTCACAGATGAACACACAGAGGCATCATGAAAGCAAATTGCTGAAAACGCAGGTAATAACCCAAGAGGACCATTCTGTTGCTGTAGTCAAAACAGACAATCCTGCTGGGGCCTCTCATCAGAAGAGCATAAAAGAACAGAAAGACAAAGTGCTACCCCCACACAAAATGCAAGCTCCTAAGCCTATTATGATAAAGAATACACAGAAGACTATTAATGATCAAACAGAGAATAAAGCTGCAGATGTGACTGTGATGAATGAGgtacaaaacacaacacagatgaATATTTCAAATAAGCAAATGTGCGAgacaaaaacaatcaaacagGTGCAGACTACAGTTACTGAAAAGACTGTCAGgcataaacaaaatgtaatggTATCAGAGGAAATATCACAAAAGCAAATGGAGAACAAGGCTGTAGGACAAAAGCAGAATTTCAAAAATCTTAAGAGTAATCACCGGAACCTGGACATGAAAGGGAAAGGAGTAATCAAAAAGACAAAGCCAGAGATTCACTTCCCTCCTCCACCCACCTCACCACCTCCACCCTCAGAGTCTGAGCACTCCCTCCCTCCGCCACCATCACCAGTGACTGAGAGCCCAGCATCGCCGAGTTGTCAGCCTCATATCATGAGGCAGGACAGCGACCTGCCGCCTCCAcccccaccacctccacctcacaTAGAATGCATGAAGTCTGAGTCTGACTTTTTCCCACCGCCTCCCCCTCCACCAGCGCCATCCTCTGTAGGAGGACCAGATTTTCTTCCTCCACCTCCATCACAGCAAGAGCTTAATGAAATGCCTCAACTTCCTCCTGCAAAGCAAGGAAAGTCTATTGGAGTTACTTCATTTAAAGTACCCAAGAAACCAGAACCTCAGAAGCAGCCTGCACAACTTAAACCCAAGTGGCAgaaaaaacaaccaacccctCCACCACCTTTGCCTCATCTTCCTCCTGGTCAAGAAACAGCAGTGCCGACTGTCCATAAAGAGGAGGTTAAAGTTCAAGACGTGAAACAGGAAGCAATCCAACAGACTGAAGCAAGGAGTCAGTCTAAAGCAGCTGCTATGTCATCAACAAGAATTTCAAGCATTCCTTATGTACAACAAGAGCAAAAGCATAGTCCACAGCCACCCAAAAAAGTCTTTGTCCCTCCCATAAAACTGCCTCCACCTCCAGACTCTGCTCCAGCCCCAAAGGATCGGCCATATCCTCGAAAATTTAAAACCCCTCTCATGCTTGCAGAGGAAAGATACCGCCAGCAAAAGcaagagaaggaggaagaagaaaagaTTAATGTCTTGACTCCAACTTCACCACAAATGAATATACAATCCTCAGCTACCAGTGCAGAACTCTATGCAGCAGAGAGCGCTAAAAGAGAAGTGGCTTTAGAAGTAACAAAAGCCAAGAATGAGGAACAAATTAAGGCACAAGACTCACCTGCCAAGGAAACCCCTTCCCAAATTCCTTTGAGCAAAGCATCGGTCtcggtaaaaaataaaaactcagccCTTGCATCTTCAAACGTGTCCTTAGATAAAAAGCAAGTTTCCAGCACTGAAGCCACTAAAAAAGCCCTCACCTCGACTGATACCTCTGTGTCTCAGTCACATCACGAGGCCTCAGAAAAAGAAATCCATACATGCTTGAACGTAGCTGCTGTCTCAGTCACGGAGCAGCAGCAGTTTATTAAGAAATCCAGCACCAGGTCCAACACTGCCACACAGAGTGCTGTCTGGGATAATGTAAATCTTCAAAGCCCGGCTGCGGTCACACTGAAAACAGAGGATGTAAAGAATATTAATGTGCCTCTGACACAGGAGGGAAAAATGAGTCCGTCTCAGCCAACTAAAATTCCAAAGGTAGCTCctagttttaaaatgaaaacatttaaaatgccaTCTGAGAAGACAGGAGCAAAGTCTGACAGTTTGGggcaaaaagaaataatgaaaagtgaaactcatttaaaaagagagaaaagtcaGATGTCACAGAGAGTTGAATCAAAAGTGCATTTGGAAAGCAACCAGCTTACCTCAACAAGAACTGAGCTGAATACAGAAgtgaaagagaataaaaatcagGTGCCTCCACCGGTGAAGGGGGTTGATGTGAACACTCACACAAAGAAGGGAAAGCAGGTGACAAAAAATGAGACTGAAGTAAAGTTGTCACCATCGGTTACTGTTTCAGTGCCTGTGGTGGCTATGGTAACATCTGTGCCAACCCATCAAGGACAAAGCCTTGTGTCGGTCTCCCATAGCCAGCAGAGCATGAAGACAGAACATATTCAAAGACACAAGGAGGTTGTCGTGACTGACAGAATGGTTCAGCAGGACATTCAGAAGCAAGAGGCGGTTTGCACGCAACAGCAAACCAAGCTATTAGTAACAGAGACTACTAAAATGCAGGTAAAGGCAGGAAAGTCAAATGATGTGTCAAAGGAAGTGTTGGCGAAAGGTATAAGTAAAGTATCCCATAAAGACGAAGCTCAGCTTAAGGAGATTACAGATTCAGAGAAATGCAGTGTGATCCAgaagctgtttgccaaaataaaGGAACTTGAGAGTGCACCAAGCAAAGTAGACTCCAACTCTGTCAGGGCAGCTATAGACGAAGTTCCTGAATGGGTGATGGGCTTAGATGAGAAAAAGAATTTTAGCGAACTTGCTAAACAGCAAAGCAAGAAAAAGTTGAAAGAGATGATGGCTTATGTGAAACACATTATTCAGACAAAACTCATTGTTTTGGAGAAAAACCTGACTGCAATAGAAAAGGaagtgaaagaagaaaaagaagaaccaCCTGTTCCTGTACCGGTGCCTTCGCCTGTGCCTCCACCTGTTCCTCCAAAACCTGACATGAAGGTCTTGAGTGGGGCAACTGCAAAGATGTTGAAGGCTGGCAGTGGCTCgttcaaaacacaaaagaagGTAGTGGAAGAGAAGAAGTCAGTTCAGGAGAGCAGAGTCCATCAGGACCTGAGTGAAGTGACTGGTCAGAGAATTTCTTCCCCCTTAGCAAGCATTCGTACACCATCACCTACTTTCATTACAATTGAGTCAAGGAGAGTGGACTCACCACTTAGAGTGACACCTTCTCCTCCCCCTTACAAGTCAGTTGGGACACCACCGCCCCCTCCTCGCAGAACTTACACTCCTACATCTACTTTCAGCAGAGCCACGCCATCTCCCACTCTCAGCCGCTCTGAAAAGCTCATGAAATTGAGGGATACCACCTCAAAACTTTCACGTGGAATGACACCACCTCCTCCCATGCCAGTACCAGAGTATTTTGCCGGTGAAAGAGAGCGCACGTCATCTTTTAGTGACATGGAGACTGGTGCTGACAGAAGCGACTATGGACTGGTGGATGTTACGGAGATGGGGGATTCCATGATGACGGTTAAGGACAAAAAGTCTTTCTTCGAGGAGGCGCAAAAGGCTGATGTGAACAAGATGTATACCAGGAAGGATCCCATTGACATCCCTGAACGTTTGGGACCTGATGCTGAGGACACCACTGAGATCGTGACCACAGACCTTATGAAAGAAGATCTCCCAAGGGTTGATTTATCAAAGCTAGTGAACAGATTTGAGTCTCACCAACCGAAAATGTACACAAGAAAGGATCCTATTGTCATCTCAGAGAGACTCGAGAGTGATATTGAGGATACAGAAGCTGAAGCACATACCCCAAGAACTGAAGAAATCCCTACTTTTAATGTCAAAGCAATAAAGGATGTGTTTGAGACAGGAGAGCATGGTTCTCAAGCAGCCCGAGAGCTTAGAGAACAAATAGAACGGCGAGAACCTGAGCCAGGGGGTCACACTGAAACAACTTCGGTCACTGAGCAGTTCTGCACCGTTGACGACTTTGGTAACATGACAAGAGAGACAATTAGTGAGATGCATTCTGGAAGTTTGCTAACTCGTGGTAACCCTCCATCCTACGCTGATGTAGTGAGGGGTACAGTTCCAACGGTCTCTGTGCCCCCCGAGGCCTCCGCggaaaaaatgctgaaaaacctTCAGCAGTCATGGGCCGAGAGCCAAGGAGTTTTTCAGAACCTGGGTTTTAGCGTCACGGAGCAGAGGACTTCCCAAACCATAACACACCAGCAGGAGACCTTTATGACGG AAAATTCGAATTCCAGAGTCCGAGCTGTGCAGGGTGTGTCGGAAGAGGGTATACCCCATGGAATCCCTGATTGCAGACCAACAAAACTTCCATAA